In Desulfobacterales bacterium, a genomic segment contains:
- a CDS encoding DUF5989 family protein: protein MDFLKDLWGFLRERKKFWLAPIIITLLLFGALIVLTSGTAIAPFIYTIF from the coding sequence ATGGACTTTCTCAAAGATCTCTGGGGGTTTCTGCGGGAGCGGAAAAAATTCTGGCTGGCGCCGATCATTATCACCCTGCTGCTCTTCGGCGCCCTGATCGTCCTGACCAGCGGCACGGCCATCGCCCCCTTTATCTACACGATTTTCTAG